A window of Bos taurus isolate L1 Dominette 01449 registration number 42190680 breed Hereford chromosome 8, ARS-UCD2.0, whole genome shotgun sequence contains these coding sequences:
- the SAXO1 gene encoding stabilizer of axonemal microtubules 1 (The RefSeq protein has 1 substitution compared to this genomic sequence) yields MAPTKGKCVCELCSCGRHHCPHLPTKIYDKTEKPCLLSEYTENYPVYHSYLPRESFKPKMDYQRACTPMEGLTTSRRDFGPHKVLPVKIHQPNPFVPSEENMDLQTTYKQDYNPYPLCRVDPFKPRDSKYPCGDKMESLPTYKADYLPWNQPRRELLRPPHHYRPASTKFDSRTTQQDDYSMKGLVNTRSCKPPAVPKLCNVPLEDLTNYKMSYVAHPLEKRFVHESEKFRPCEIPFESLTTHKESYRGLMGEPAKSLKPPARPYGLDTPFSNTTEFRDKYQAWPTPQVFSKPPSMYVPPEEKMDLLTTVQTHYTYPKGAPAESCRPALSVKKGGRFEGSTTTKEDYKQWASTRTEPAKPIPQLNLPTEPLDCLTTTRAHYVPHLPMMTKSCKPVWSGPQGNIPVEGQTTYTISFTPKEMSRCLASYPEPPGYIFEEIDALGHRIYRPVSQTGSRRSSRFSVGDSENPNQQELTVSA; encoded by the exons gCGGCATCATTGTCCACACCTCCCTACCAAGATTTATGATAAAACAGAGAAACCATGTCTTCTCTCCGAATATACCGAGAACTACCCTGTCTATCACTCTTACCTGCCCAGAGAGTCCTTCAAGCCCAAGATGGATTACCAGAGAGCATGCACGCCGATGGAAGGCCTGACCACATCGAG GAGAGACTTTGGGCCTCACAAAGTGTTACCAGTGAAGATCCACCAGCCCAACCCGTTCGTCCCAAGTGAAGAGAACATGGATCTGCAGACCACATATAAACAAGATTACAACCCTTACCCCCTCTGTCGAGTTGATCCCTTCAAACCTCGGGACAGTAAATACCCTTGTGGGGACAAGATGGAGAGTCTGCCTACTTACAAAG CCGACTATTTACCCTGGAACCAACCAAGACGCGAGCTGCTTCGTCCACCTCACCACTACCGGCCAGCATCAACCAAGTTTGATAGTCGCACCACACAGCAGGACGACTATTCCATGAAGGGCCTGGTGAACACCAGGAGCTGTAAGCCTCCAGCTGTGCCCAAGCTCTGTAACGTCCCCCTGGAGGATCTGACAAACTACAAGATGAGCTACGTGGCCCACCCCTTGGAGAAGCGCTTTGTGCATGAGTCAGAGAAGTTCAGACCCTGTGAAATCCCCTTTGAAAGCCTCACCACCCACAAAGAGTCATACCGGGGTCTGATGGGGGAGCCAGCCAAGAGCTTGAAACCTCCTGCCAGGCCTTATGGGCTCGACACgcccttctccaacaccactgaaTTTCGAGATAAGTACCAAGCCTGGCCAACGCCCCAAGTGTTCTCCAAACCTCCCTCCATGTATGTCCCTCCTGAAGAGAAGATGGACCTTTTGACAACAGTGCAGACCCACTACACGTACCCTAAGGGTGCCCCAGCTGAGTCCTGCCGGCCTGCGCTCTCGGTCAAGAAGGGTGGCCGCTTTGAAGGCTCCACCACGACCAAAGAGGACTACAAGCAGTGGGCCAGCACGCGGACAGAGCCAGCCAAGCCCATCCCCCAGCTGAACCTTCCCACTGAGCCCTTGGACTGCCTGACCACCGCACGAGCCCACTACGTGCCCCACCTGCCCATGATGACCAAAAGCTGCAAGCCCGTCTGGTCCGGGCCCCAAGGAAATATCCCTGTGGAGGGCCAGACCACATACACCATCAGCTTTACTCCTAAGGAAATGAGCAGGTGCCTGGCTTCATACCCTGAGCCTCCTGGCTACATCTTTGAGGAAATAGATGCTTTGGGGCACAGAATATACAGGCCCGTTTCTCAGACAGGCTCTCGGCGGAGCAGCCGTTTTTCTGTAGGTGACTCAGAAAATCCAAACCAGCAGGAGTTGACAGTGTCAGCCTGA